The following proteins are co-located in the Dietzia timorensis genome:
- the gap gene encoding type I glyceraldehyde-3-phosphate dehydrogenase, which yields MTIRVGINGFGRIGRNFFRAVEALRAAGNTDIEIVCVNDLTTNDALAHLLKYDSVLGRLGEDVTYDDNSLTIGDRKIGALAVKEGPAAVPWGDYGVDVVVESTGIFTDAEKAKGHLEGGAKKVIISAPAKNEDITIVMGVNDDQYDGSQTIISNASCTTNCLAPVAKVLNDEFGIVKGLMTTVHAYTADQNLQDAPHKDMRRARAAAINMVPTSTGAAQAVSLVLPELKGKFDGYAVRVPLPTGSLTDLTAELEKKATVEEVNAAMKAAAEGPLKGILKYNEDPIVSSDIVTDPHSSIFDAPLTKVIDGQVKIASWYDNEWGYSNRLADLVSLVGKSL from the coding sequence GTGACCATACGCGTAGGCATCAATGGCTTTGGCCGCATTGGCCGTAACTTCTTCCGCGCAGTCGAGGCCCTTCGCGCCGCCGGCAACACCGATATCGAGATCGTGTGTGTCAACGACCTCACCACGAACGACGCCCTGGCGCACCTTCTCAAGTACGACTCGGTACTCGGACGCCTCGGCGAGGACGTCACGTACGACGACAACTCGCTGACCATCGGTGACCGCAAGATCGGCGCGCTCGCCGTGAAGGAAGGCCCGGCGGCGGTGCCGTGGGGCGACTACGGTGTCGACGTCGTCGTCGAGTCCACCGGTATCTTCACCGACGCGGAGAAGGCCAAGGGACACCTCGAGGGCGGGGCAAAGAAGGTCATCATCTCCGCTCCGGCGAAGAACGAGGACATCACCATCGTCATGGGCGTCAACGACGACCAGTACGACGGTTCGCAGACCATCATTTCCAACGCCTCGTGCACCACGAACTGCCTGGCGCCGGTCGCCAAGGTGCTCAACGACGAGTTCGGCATCGTCAAGGGCCTGATGACGACGGTCCACGCCTACACCGCCGACCAGAACCTGCAGGACGCCCCGCACAAGGACATGCGCCGCGCCCGTGCCGCCGCGATCAACATGGTGCCGACCTCCACCGGTGCAGCGCAGGCCGTGTCGCTCGTGCTCCCGGAGCTCAAGGGGAAGTTCGACGGCTACGCCGTCCGCGTTCCGCTGCCCACCGGCTCCCTCACCGACCTCACCGCAGAACTCGAGAAGAAGGCCACCGTCGAAGAGGTCAACGCCGCGATGAAGGCGGCCGCCGAGGGCCCGCTCAAGGGCATCCTCAAGTACAACGAGGACCCGATCGTGTCCTCGGACATCGTCACCGATCCGCACTCGTCGATCTTCGACGCACCGCTGACCAAGGTCATTGACGGACAGGTGAAGATCGCCTCCTGGTACGACAACGAGTGGGGCTACTCCAACCGCCTCGCCGACCTCGTCTCGCTGGTCGGTAAGTCGCTGTAG
- the whiA gene encoding DNA-binding protein WhiA codes for MSLTAQVKQELVRVHDNRESARRAEVATIIRYAGTLQPMSHRLVIEVEVENSDIAHRLSGELDSLFGARPEIHQIGTGTGRSGHKHVLRILDKGTDIVRLLGLVDGRGFPVKGLPPALVRGALHDAQAVWRGAFLAHGSLTEPGRSAALEITAPSTEAAMALVGAARRLDVTAKAREARGSDRVMIRDGEAISTLLGVIGAPKTKDAWDDSRSRLEVRATANRLANFDDANLRRSARAAVAAAARVERALDILGEDVPDHLLTAGELRTTHRQSSLEELGQLASPPMTKDAIAGRIRRLLSMADRKAAELGIPDTDSAVTEELLDEE; via the coding sequence ATGTCGCTGACCGCCCAGGTCAAGCAAGAACTCGTGCGTGTTCACGACAACCGCGAGTCTGCCCGGCGCGCAGAGGTGGCCACGATCATCCGTTACGCCGGAACCCTGCAGCCCATGTCTCACCGCCTTGTCATCGAGGTGGAGGTCGAGAACTCCGACATCGCCCATCGCCTTTCGGGCGAGCTCGATTCCCTTTTCGGGGCCCGTCCGGAGATTCACCAGATCGGCACTGGCACGGGACGCAGCGGCCACAAGCACGTTCTCCGCATTCTCGATAAGGGCACCGATATCGTCCGCCTCCTAGGACTCGTCGACGGGAGGGGCTTCCCCGTCAAGGGTCTGCCGCCGGCCCTCGTCCGCGGCGCCTTGCACGACGCGCAGGCCGTGTGGCGAGGCGCGTTCCTCGCCCACGGCTCGCTCACGGAGCCCGGCCGGTCAGCGGCGCTGGAGATCACGGCGCCGAGCACCGAGGCCGCGATGGCCCTGGTCGGAGCGGCACGGAGACTGGACGTCACCGCGAAAGCCAGGGAGGCGCGCGGATCCGACCGAGTGATGATCCGCGATGGCGAGGCCATTTCGACGCTGCTCGGCGTGATCGGCGCTCCGAAGACCAAGGACGCGTGGGACGATTCCCGCTCGCGGCTCGAGGTACGAGCCACCGCGAACAGGCTGGCGAACTTCGACGACGCGAACCTCCGCCGCTCCGCCCGGGCGGCAGTAGCCGCCGCGGCCCGCGTGGAACGGGCACTCGACATTCTCGGCGAGGACGTTCCCGACCACCTGCTCACGGCAGGTGAGCTCCGCACCACGCATCGCCAGAGTTCGCTCGAAGAGCTCGGACAGCTCGCCTCGCCGCCGATGACCAAAGACGCGATAGCCGGGCGCATCCGGCGCCTCCTGTCCATGGCCGACCGCAAAGCAGCGGAGCTCGGGATTCCCGACACCGATTCGGCGGTGACCGAGGAACTCCTCGACGAGGAGTGA
- a CDS encoding gluconeogenesis factor YvcK family protein — protein MHPDSPSARKISRTNESVEPDLDVGSLVAFGGGHGLAATLSAARRVASKLTAVVTVADDGGSSGRLRRELGILPPGDLRMALCALAGESEEHQDLASLFQHRYGGNGALAGHAVGNLVFAGLWEQLADPVAALRVVEDLLGSVGSVMPMSPVALDIAADVFGLEADPRVVRTIVGQVAVASTPGQVRRVRLIPSDPPATPGVVDAISEADMVVLGPGSWFTSVIPNVLVPEISTALAQTSATKVLVLNLAPQPGETAGFSTERHLHVLRQHAPGLDFDAIVLDPRTGLSEGEMGQVNRTAESLGARVVMAEVAKNSSNGGIRPIHDPDALGAALGRIGRTD, from the coding sequence ATGCATCCTGATTCTCCTTCCGCCCGAAAGATCTCCCGCACCAACGAGTCGGTTGAACCCGACCTGGACGTGGGCTCGCTCGTCGCCTTCGGCGGAGGGCACGGACTGGCGGCGACGTTATCGGCAGCTCGGCGAGTCGCCTCAAAACTCACAGCGGTCGTGACTGTCGCCGACGACGGCGGCTCTTCCGGTCGGTTGCGCCGTGAACTGGGAATCTTGCCCCCGGGCGACCTGCGAATGGCACTGTGCGCCCTCGCGGGAGAATCGGAGGAGCACCAGGATCTCGCCTCGCTGTTCCAGCATCGCTACGGGGGAAACGGCGCTCTGGCGGGCCACGCCGTGGGCAATCTCGTTTTCGCTGGTCTGTGGGAGCAACTCGCCGATCCGGTCGCCGCACTCCGGGTAGTAGAGGACCTGCTGGGCTCAGTCGGCAGCGTCATGCCAATGTCGCCGGTCGCGCTGGATATCGCGGCGGACGTCTTCGGTCTGGAGGCCGACCCGCGGGTGGTTCGCACGATCGTCGGGCAAGTGGCGGTCGCATCGACACCAGGTCAGGTGCGACGAGTTCGACTCATCCCTTCCGACCCTCCCGCCACGCCCGGTGTGGTGGACGCCATTTCAGAGGCGGACATGGTCGTTCTCGGTCCGGGATCCTGGTTCACCTCGGTGATACCCAACGTTTTGGTGCCCGAAATCTCCACAGCACTTGCCCAGACTTCTGCAACGAAGGTCCTCGTGCTCAATCTCGCTCCGCAGCCGGGGGAGACGGCAGGGTTTTCGACCGAGAGACACCTCCACGTCTTACGCCAGCACGCGCCCGGGCTCGATTTCGACGCCATCGTTCTGGACCCTCGCACCGGCCTGAGTGAAGGGGAAATGGGACAGGTCAACCGCACGGCGGAATCGCTGGGAGCGCGAGTTGTGATGGCGGAGGTCGCAAAAAACTCCTCGAACGGCGGGATCCGGCCGATTCACGATCCGGATGCGCTCGGTGCGGCGCTGGGGCGCATCGGGCGCACCGACTGA
- the rapZ gene encoding RNase adapter RapZ, which produces MARTPHNPFPTTNPMLPDQEFLLVTGMSGAGKNAASKVLEEFGWYVVDNPPIETFPALAQVATKPDEPIMRLAVVLDVRTLGLMNNLNLVYRFIAAFGKQLRVLFLDASEDSLVQRFNSVRRRHPLQTGDGIVDGINKERDHLTGLFTRADVVVDTSSLSVHDLRRRLEVPFGNPEFGFQVIVESFGFKYGVPRDVDLQLDMRFLPNPYWVPELRRYSGRDAAVSEYVLSDPSVEDYLESAEKMAEIAMEGYRREGKRYMILGVGCTGGKHRSVAVAEQLGKRLRTLDNVEVAVVHRDLGRE; this is translated from the coding sequence ATGGCCCGTACACCACACAATCCTTTTCCCACGACGAATCCGATGCTTCCCGATCAGGAGTTTCTGCTTGTCACCGGAATGAGCGGGGCCGGCAAGAACGCGGCGTCGAAGGTCCTCGAGGAATTCGGTTGGTACGTGGTAGACAATCCGCCCATCGAGACGTTCCCGGCACTCGCCCAGGTCGCGACAAAACCCGACGAGCCGATCATGCGGCTCGCGGTGGTCCTCGACGTGCGCACCCTCGGCCTGATGAACAACCTCAACCTCGTGTACCGGTTTATCGCCGCATTCGGAAAACAGCTTCGGGTTCTGTTCCTCGATGCTTCCGAGGATTCGCTCGTACAGCGGTTCAATTCCGTGCGGCGACGTCATCCCCTCCAAACCGGAGACGGGATCGTCGACGGCATCAACAAGGAGCGCGACCACCTCACCGGCTTGTTCACGCGCGCCGACGTCGTCGTGGACACCTCTTCGCTATCGGTGCACGATCTGCGCCGCAGGCTCGAGGTTCCGTTCGGCAATCCCGAGTTCGGTTTCCAGGTGATAGTCGAATCCTTCGGTTTCAAATATGGCGTCCCCAGGGACGTCGACCTCCAGCTCGACATGCGGTTTCTTCCGAATCCATATTGGGTGCCCGAACTCCGGCGTTATTCCGGCCGTGACGCCGCGGTCTCCGAGTACGTATTGTCCGATCCGAGTGTCGAGGACTATCTCGAGAGCGCGGAGAAGATGGCCGAGATCGCGATGGAGGGGTACCGCCGCGAGGGAAAGCGCTACATGATCCTCGGGGTCGGATGTACCGGCGGAAAGCATCGAAGTGTGGCGGTTGCAGAACAGCTCGGTAAGCGCCTACGCACACTGGACAATGTCGAGGTCGCCGTCGTGCATCGCGACCTCGGCCGGGAATAA
- the uvrC gene encoding excinuclease ABC subunit UvrC, with amino-acid sequence MDPQSYRPAAGTIPTDPGVYRFRDEHGRVIYVGKAKNLRSRLGNYFQDLTLLHPRTRQMVTSAASVVWTVVGTEVEALQLEYTWIKKYDPRFNVRYRDDKSYPMLAVTLNEKYPRLFVYRGPRRKGVRYFGPYSHAWAIRDTLDTLTRVFPARTCSAGVFKRHGQLGRPCLLGYINKCSAPCVDRVSAEEHRAIVMEFCDFLSGNTRPIVRRLSKEMSAAAEDLDFERAARLRDDLGAIERTMEKQNVVLPDAADADVVGVEMDELEASVQVFHVRSGRIQGQRGWVVEHSHGVGADGEFRPEDAAPDVIADFLGQFYGTEAEQVATADEPVGVAVPREVLVPALPAEADALSEVLTGLRGSKVSLRVPQRGEKKSLAETVHRNAVEALKQHKLRRSGDLTTRSEALAEIAENLGLDQAPLRIECIDISHTQGTDVMASLVVFEDGLPKKSDYRTYRITEAAGDGHSDDVASIAEVTRRRFRRHLQAPTDTPDDIYETAEGGAVVEDTVPTASSRKFAYPPQLFVVDGGKPQVEAAQDVLDELGVTDVPVVGIAKRLEEIWVPGEEFPVIFPRQGQGLYMLQRLRDEAHRFAIRAHRGARSKRMTSSRLDEIPGLGPTRRKALIDKFGSIAAISAASIDDLQDVHGIGRKAAETIADALSTESPTERGKMKDLSSDADEAAPGGAPKES; translated from the coding sequence CGCCAGATGGTGACGTCGGCGGCGTCTGTCGTCTGGACCGTCGTGGGCACCGAGGTCGAGGCACTTCAACTCGAGTACACCTGGATCAAGAAATACGATCCACGCTTCAACGTCCGCTACCGCGACGACAAGTCGTATCCCATGCTCGCCGTCACCCTCAACGAGAAGTACCCGCGGTTGTTCGTCTATCGCGGGCCTCGACGCAAGGGCGTGCGCTACTTCGGTCCGTACTCGCACGCCTGGGCGATCCGCGACACCCTCGACACCCTGACACGCGTCTTTCCGGCACGCACGTGCTCCGCTGGGGTGTTCAAACGACACGGTCAACTAGGCAGACCGTGCCTGCTCGGCTACATCAACAAATGTAGTGCTCCGTGCGTCGACCGGGTGAGTGCCGAAGAGCACCGTGCGATCGTGATGGAATTCTGCGACTTCCTCTCCGGCAATACTCGCCCGATTGTCAGGCGCCTTAGCAAAGAGATGTCCGCGGCAGCAGAGGACCTCGATTTCGAACGTGCCGCCAGGCTGCGCGACGACCTCGGCGCCATCGAACGCACGATGGAGAAGCAGAACGTCGTCCTCCCCGACGCCGCGGACGCCGACGTGGTCGGTGTCGAAATGGACGAGCTCGAAGCAAGCGTCCAGGTATTCCACGTCCGCTCCGGACGAATCCAGGGGCAGCGGGGCTGGGTGGTCGAGCATTCCCACGGTGTCGGTGCCGATGGCGAGTTCCGCCCGGAAGATGCGGCGCCCGACGTCATCGCCGATTTTCTCGGGCAGTTCTACGGGACGGAGGCCGAGCAGGTGGCCACGGCCGATGAGCCGGTGGGCGTTGCCGTTCCCCGCGAGGTTCTCGTCCCTGCGCTACCCGCGGAGGCGGACGCGCTCTCCGAGGTTCTTACGGGACTGCGCGGATCGAAGGTCTCTTTGCGAGTACCGCAGCGGGGAGAGAAAAAGAGTCTCGCCGAGACGGTTCACCGCAATGCGGTGGAGGCGCTCAAGCAGCACAAGCTACGCAGGAGCGGCGACCTGACGACCAGGTCGGAGGCGCTCGCCGAGATCGCGGAAAATCTCGGCCTGGACCAGGCACCACTGCGCATCGAGTGCATCGACATCTCGCACACCCAGGGCACCGATGTCATGGCCTCGCTCGTGGTGTTCGAAGACGGGCTGCCGAAGAAGTCCGATTACAGGACCTACCGCATCACCGAGGCCGCAGGGGACGGGCACTCCGACGACGTCGCGTCCATCGCCGAGGTCACCAGGCGGCGATTCCGTCGGCACCTCCAGGCTCCCACGGACACACCCGACGACATCTACGAAACAGCCGAGGGCGGCGCGGTAGTCGAGGACACGGTTCCCACGGCGTCATCTCGAAAATTCGCCTACCCACCTCAGCTTTTCGTTGTGGACGGCGGCAAGCCGCAGGTCGAGGCGGCACAAGATGTTCTCGACGAACTGGGTGTCACCGACGTGCCCGTCGTGGGGATCGCCAAGAGACTCGAGGAGATCTGGGTTCCCGGGGAGGAATTCCCCGTGATTTTCCCCCGGCAGGGGCAGGGGCTGTACATGCTCCAGCGGCTGCGCGACGAGGCGCACCGCTTCGCCATCCGCGCGCACCGCGGCGCGAGAAGCAAGCGCATGACCTCCTCGCGACTCGACGAGATCCCCGGTCTAGGTCCTACGCGGCGCAAGGCGTTGATCGACAAGTTCGGCTCGATCGCAGCGATCTCCGCGGCAAGTATCGACGATCTGCAGGACGTCCACGGAATCGGACGCAAGGCAGCCGAGACCATCGCAGACGCCTTGAGCACGGAATCACCGACCGAACGCGGAAAAATGAAAGACTTGAGCTCAGACGCCGACGAAGCGGCGCCCGGCGGGGCACCGAAAGAAAGTTGA